The genomic stretch TTTATTAATTGTTGAATAAATATCTTTTAAACCTTGAATTGTATTTGCGTGAAAAAATTTCGCATTTGTTTGACTTGAAATTTCTTTTAATACTGCTGGATTAAAATCACCAACAGAGCCAACTCCAATAGTATAAACTTTGATTCCGTATTTTTTAGCAGTTTTTATTGCTACTTTTAGGGGAATTGTATTTGTATTATCCATTCCATCTGTTAATAATATTGCAATTTTGTTTTTTGATTTACTTGTTTTAAATAAATTTGAACTTAAAAAAAGTGCTTCATTTAAAGCTGTTCTTTGACGTCCTGCAATTCCAACATCTATTTTACTTAGTAATCTTTTTATACTATTCTTATCATATGTTAATGGAATTGCTACGTATGCAAAATCTGCAAAAATACTTAAACCTAAGCGATCATTTTCTCTTTTATTTACAAAATCTGTAACAATATCTTTTACGATATTGAATTTATTCGCTTCTTGCATTGAACCACTTGCATCTAAAATAAGTGATATTTCATAACCTTTATCATTTCTAACAACAACATTATCTTCTTTGATTGGTGAAGCTAATGCAATAATTAAAAATAAAATAGTTAAGAATTTTAAACTATTTATTAAAAGCATAGATTTTCTTGAAGCTTGTTGTAGTAAAGCTAAGTTAGGAAAATAAAAAGAGATTCCTTTTGCTTTACAAAATTTCAAACATAAATAAAATAGTATTAA from Poseidonibacter antarcticus encodes the following:
- a CDS encoding vWA domain-containing protein; the encoded protein is MIFENYTFEYPYAFLILILFYLCLKFCKAKGISFYFPNLALLQQASRKSMLLINSLKFLTILFLIIALASPIKEDNVVVRNDKGYEISLILDASGSMQEANKFNIVKDIVTDFVNKRENDRLGLSIFADFAYVAIPLTYDKNSIKRLLSKIDVGIAGRQRTALNEALFLSSNLFKTSKSKNKIAILLTDGMDNTNTIPLKVAIKTAKKYGIKVYTIGVGSVGDFNPAVLKEISSQTNAKFFHANTIQGLKDIYSTINKLEKSEIKADKYVKKTYFYQYFLAFALLFFLAYFYIVNKE